Within Kineothrix sp. MB12-C1, the genomic segment TGGAATCACTGGGATTCGTCAGATAATCAACTGTTTGGTCAGACATACAACGATGCCTTTCATTAACTCTCTTGTTGTAAATGTATTATCTGAACTTTAAAAATATTCTTAGCAACGCCCAATCCCATAATTCTTCAGGTAAGTTATCTAAATAGAATAAAACGATCAAAAGCAATCTTCTTTCCGATATCTGTTTTAAAGTTCTCATCTATACACTTTTTTATCTTTTCCTGCTCTTTTTCTTTATCCATAACGGTTAAATTTTCTAGCAAATCTGCTTCCCATTGTATTTGAAAGTCAATTCCATCAATTTTAGAAGGTGTGTGATGATTACCTATTATGAAGCATATCCTATCAATATTCTTGTTATAACCTACCCTTTTCAATATTTCTCTGGCTACTGCCGGTCCTTCTTTTTCTTGATAAACACCGTCAATCGAACCGTATTTTTTTTGCGCCTCAACAGCACCGATATCATGTAATAGGGCAATAATACTGATGAATTCTTTTTCTTCCCCTTCGATATTTTCCCCTTTCATTATATCCTCTGCATTTTGTAAAACTTTGAGAGTGTGCTCTATGCCGAAAGGAATTTCTTGAAATACCTCTTTCATCGCTATAGTGACTTTTTCTTTAAACACAGATTGCCTCCATTCATACCTAAATCTTTCAATTTTATCTTTTCTCTTTTTGATTAACCGATACAATCAGCCAATAGCTTGGCATCAAATTTGTCTCCCTAATACTTTGTGAATCTTTTCCCTTATTTCCGGAATCCTTTTCTCCGTAAATTCAGGATAGTCTTTAAACCACTTCATATTCAGAGGTGAAGGATGGGGTAAAATATAAGTAGGTTTTCCGTTAATTTCTCTGTCTTCAAAAGCCAAAGCGGTTATTTTTTCATGCGGAAAGAAAAATTCTGCGGCAATTCC encodes:
- a CDS encoding HD domain-containing protein, producing MFKEKVTIAMKEVFQEIPFGIEHTLKVLQNAEDIMKGENIEGEEKEFISIIALLHDIGAVEAQKKYGSIDGVYQEKEGPAVAREILKRVGYNKNIDRICFIIGNHHTPSKIDGIDFQIQWEADLLENLTVMDKEKEQEKIKKCIDENFKTDIGKKIAFDRFILFR